One segment of Rubripirellula amarantea DNA contains the following:
- a CDS encoding protein kinase domain-containing protein, translated as MPNNNGDDMPNDGEDVNDGDDLDKTLPAIEKTTPDIGNSKTGELDATVVFPMPPNSELDQTVDVPPSILTSENIGATINPRELGPSEAKAWQSIVGSSEPSTTATTQLTFSENREDINKTKISETRVVRGKGLASSKPDDPPTSGMETADIGDMSRGSDSGMHIAQTSQAFDSSLMKQTPAIERTVSDKAFGRLRTCDVVDSRTSPQVNCDYQLVKKLGQGGMGDVYVARQKSLDRLLALKLIKPIVGDRKKRLEQTGRLEEVESERRQQFLSEAEVTGDLDHPNIVPIHDIAVTTNGELFYSMKKVDGIPWSEKIQSFDLAHNIEVLLKVCDAIALAHHRGVVHRDIKPENIMLGDYGVVMVMDWGLALPTSSYPKERQESILATSGLGGTPAFMAPEMAIGPLTKIGPAADIYLLGATLFMVITGKPPHHAANVTECLHAVRSNAIREVAPDKRGELLDIALKAMATDPSDRYAGVLEFQQAIRDYLEHADSIRRSREARLLLLAASENGSYETFSRATFKFQEAIESWPGNQDAIEGLADAKLMHAEAAHSKGDFDLGFSLVDAENESHGPIIKKLQEGVWQRESRVTRLKLMRRVAAAMLIFILVGGTFSWLKIRSEKQNAIAARDQEKVAKDAALEARDREESAKRDAIKARDREVEATKEAVLAKQNAEQAEQSARMSAEQERLAKEDAVAQKRRAEILAESEKEARRTADEEKQRAIAAKALAEKSEQRASYEEYISKIALAKASLERNDTANARKILDSLRDSQHANGWEWRWLWKQTSGAESEFDTHSGVKKSSISKDGRAVAILDDNGRVFVIEPSKSIDGQQRKRFIPIPADLIGKATCVAIAKRSNMVAVGFDDGTVLISDGQEQQTFSSHSDRVNDLQWLGNDVLVSSSSDRTVRIFDNRRGIELTEEKALWHLSSVDSLAVTGDSEQAMIAAVMSSESAGRVAVWQVTLTTPLKFEQQGVFAGHDHPIAAITIRDDGTLAASGDIDGELLLWDPRKLTNTKYEDAVQRAVSAMTDEKPRAKQRRTESERGTRLSDPQIERSSSFVSTIAPSAADPSDSKLAHRDTIQTLDFDDSGTKLLSGSDDFTMKSWDVAAGKLLTKYRGHGGWVMSAAFREDDPERIMSVSADGNVLDWNAKTYVSDSVAQTLVQETDGDAADQSRTKPAHAFPISSASFSPDGRRIVTASVDHSAKILSIDPTTLAFFDEIELKDQTLSEGTSFVAMSMQTNRAASALFIGSADATVRIWDVAKGVQKSEIRGTGLNGTIAVSRSGNLLLTGSSSPDFKTILWQVDPTGAVKPRRLARMVGHDQAVTAMDISPDESRLFTIDSIGFGILWDARTGKAIGKPYENIRGFRASTATFSPSGKQIWIGGDDGQLTEIDLQTKQTLRRLDHDGGLRDVHFDAEHSYAVTVSELSTLTARTSVATLWNLRTGNSVELDRAVDAIEGDQGQSKRIMAARMAPDASTVVVSRRETSGQSSLSVWQDIASITSTTRPQRVLGLPKQLQTTQAMVLPNQGQCITMNKSGAFRWELDTGKLVRSYREHAALTHACFSPDGKYVATGSRSVKIWDATNGKAVAKIESPHLGPVRTLSFLAQPTRENTIAYDLVTGGDDGVARQWKVTPTMGTTQPVRQWLANNNGAVRAVATSPSGQRLLIAGDNGLAQVIDTDDSSIQWRIDLNQTDGTEESPADFMCGAFSDDEQFVVLGGSDNLVRMYAINDHNQNGDDSLRQLTSVPIEFSGHAGNIDDVKILGTIDSGLRVFSASSDDSARIWDSMIRLVNGKAEVTSNEGREVLSLQKHRGDVTAIDVTDDGRLMMTAGRDGQVILWPATAPENLFEAVP; from the coding sequence ATGCCTAATAACAATGGCGATGATATGCCAAACGACGGCGAAGACGTCAACGATGGCGACGACTTGGACAAGACGCTGCCAGCGATCGAGAAAACTACCCCGGACATCGGGAATTCCAAAACCGGTGAACTGGACGCTACCGTCGTGTTCCCAATGCCGCCGAATTCGGAATTGGATCAAACCGTAGACGTTCCACCGTCGATCCTAACGAGCGAGAACATTGGTGCAACGATCAACCCTCGTGAACTGGGCCCCAGCGAAGCGAAAGCTTGGCAATCGATTGTGGGATCATCAGAGCCGAGTACGACTGCAACAACGCAACTGACGTTCAGTGAAAATCGTGAGGACATCAATAAAACGAAGATCTCCGAGACGCGAGTTGTACGTGGTAAAGGTCTCGCATCGAGCAAACCCGATGACCCGCCAACCTCAGGAATGGAAACGGCGGACATCGGTGACATGTCGCGGGGATCGGACAGCGGCATGCACATCGCGCAAACGAGCCAAGCTTTCGATTCGAGCTTGATGAAACAAACACCGGCGATTGAACGCACCGTTTCGGACAAGGCGTTTGGTCGGCTTCGCACCTGTGATGTCGTCGATTCCCGCACAAGCCCGCAGGTCAATTGCGATTACCAACTGGTCAAGAAGCTAGGCCAAGGCGGAATGGGTGACGTTTACGTTGCTCGTCAAAAGTCTTTGGATCGCTTACTCGCGCTAAAGCTCATCAAGCCGATTGTTGGCGACCGTAAGAAACGACTTGAACAAACGGGGCGATTAGAAGAAGTCGAATCGGAACGGCGACAGCAGTTTTTGTCCGAAGCCGAAGTGACCGGTGACCTTGATCACCCTAACATCGTCCCCATTCATGATATTGCGGTGACGACTAACGGTGAGCTCTTCTATTCGATGAAGAAGGTCGACGGGATCCCCTGGTCCGAGAAGATCCAGTCCTTCGACCTCGCCCACAACATCGAAGTGCTGCTAAAGGTTTGTGATGCGATCGCGCTTGCTCACCATCGAGGCGTTGTGCATCGCGATATCAAGCCAGAGAACATCATGCTGGGCGACTACGGCGTTGTCATGGTCATGGACTGGGGACTCGCGCTTCCAACGTCGTCCTACCCTAAAGAACGCCAAGAATCCATTTTGGCAACTTCCGGTCTTGGTGGCACGCCTGCCTTCATGGCGCCGGAAATGGCCATTGGACCGCTCACGAAAATCGGTCCCGCTGCAGACATATATCTGCTCGGAGCGACCTTGTTCATGGTCATCACAGGAAAACCGCCTCACCACGCAGCCAACGTAACAGAGTGCCTGCATGCGGTTCGATCCAATGCGATACGTGAAGTAGCACCGGACAAGCGCGGGGAGCTATTGGATATTGCGTTGAAGGCAATGGCGACTGATCCATCGGATCGGTACGCCGGCGTGCTTGAATTCCAACAAGCCATACGCGACTATCTCGAGCACGCTGACAGTATCCGACGAAGTCGCGAAGCACGGCTTCTGCTTCTCGCTGCGAGCGAAAATGGCTCCTACGAAACGTTCTCGCGTGCAACGTTCAAATTTCAAGAAGCCATCGAATCTTGGCCGGGCAATCAGGATGCGATTGAGGGTCTAGCAGACGCCAAATTGATGCACGCCGAGGCGGCACATTCGAAGGGCGACTTCGATCTCGGATTCTCACTGGTCGATGCCGAGAATGAAAGTCATGGCCCGATCATCAAGAAGCTTCAAGAAGGTGTTTGGCAACGTGAGTCTCGCGTAACAAGACTGAAGTTAATGCGACGCGTGGCGGCTGCGATGTTAATTTTCATATTGGTCGGCGGCACGTTTTCGTGGTTAAAGATTCGATCCGAAAAACAAAACGCAATCGCCGCCCGCGATCAAGAGAAGGTAGCCAAAGACGCTGCATTGGAAGCTCGAGATCGTGAGGAAAGTGCGAAACGTGACGCAATCAAAGCTCGAGATCGCGAAGTGGAAGCGACGAAGGAAGCGGTGCTTGCGAAACAAAATGCCGAGCAGGCCGAACAATCTGCCAGGATGTCAGCCGAACAAGAAAGATTGGCCAAGGAAGATGCCGTGGCTCAAAAACGGCGGGCTGAGATTTTGGCCGAAAGTGAGAAAGAAGCACGTCGAACTGCGGATGAAGAAAAGCAACGGGCAATCGCAGCCAAAGCACTCGCGGAAAAATCCGAACAGCGTGCTAGTTACGAAGAATACATATCTAAGATTGCCTTGGCCAAAGCCAGCTTGGAACGAAACGACACCGCCAACGCGAGAAAGATCCTCGACAGCCTAAGGGATTCGCAACACGCGAACGGTTGGGAATGGCGTTGGCTTTGGAAACAAACGAGCGGGGCAGAGTCCGAGTTTGACACGCATTCGGGTGTCAAGAAGTCCTCGATCTCGAAGGATGGCCGCGCGGTCGCGATCCTTGATGACAATGGACGAGTGTTTGTCATTGAACCTTCGAAGTCGATCGATGGTCAACAGCGCAAGCGTTTCATTCCTATTCCCGCTGACTTAATTGGCAAAGCGACTTGTGTTGCGATCGCTAAGCGTTCGAATATGGTTGCCGTTGGCTTTGATGACGGAACTGTGCTTATTAGCGACGGCCAAGAGCAGCAAACATTTTCGTCGCATTCGGATCGAGTGAACGATCTGCAATGGCTTGGAAACGATGTGCTTGTCAGTAGTTCATCAGACCGCACCGTACGGATCTTCGACAATCGTCGTGGGATCGAATTAACAGAGGAGAAGGCTCTTTGGCATCTCTCGTCAGTTGACTCACTGGCGGTCACTGGCGACTCGGAACAAGCGATGATTGCAGCGGTCATGTCGTCTGAATCTGCGGGGCGAGTAGCCGTCTGGCAGGTCACTCTTACAACGCCGCTAAAGTTTGAACAACAAGGCGTGTTTGCCGGACATGACCATCCAATCGCCGCCATCACAATCCGTGATGATGGCACCCTGGCTGCGTCGGGTGATATCGATGGAGAACTTCTTCTCTGGGACCCTCGAAAACTCACTAACACCAAGTACGAAGACGCAGTTCAGCGAGCTGTCTCGGCCATGACCGATGAAAAGCCCCGAGCGAAGCAGCGCCGAACCGAGAGCGAACGAGGAACGCGACTATCGGACCCTCAAATCGAGAGAAGCAGCTCTTTTGTTTCGACAATCGCTCCCTCGGCAGCCGACCCATCCGATTCAAAACTCGCTCACCGCGACACGATTCAAACGTTGGACTTTGATGACTCTGGTACGAAACTGCTTTCGGGATCGGATGACTTCACGATGAAAAGCTGGGACGTCGCTGCTGGGAAACTTCTCACCAAGTATCGAGGTCACGGCGGTTGGGTCATGAGCGCGGCATTCCGAGAAGATGATCCCGAACGGATCATGTCGGTGTCAGCGGATGGCAACGTCTTGGACTGGAACGCGAAAACCTACGTCAGCGATTCAGTAGCTCAAACGTTGGTGCAAGAAACGGATGGCGACGCGGCCGATCAATCTCGAACGAAGCCTGCCCATGCGTTTCCTATTTCGTCCGCATCTTTTTCGCCCGATGGTCGCCGAATCGTCACTGCTAGTGTCGACCATTCCGCGAAGATACTGTCGATCGATCCAACAACATTGGCATTCTTCGACGAAATCGAATTGAAAGACCAAACGTTGAGTGAAGGAACTTCGTTCGTTGCGATGTCAATGCAAACCAACCGTGCCGCCAGTGCCTTGTTCATCGGCAGCGCCGACGCAACCGTGCGCATCTGGGACGTGGCCAAAGGTGTCCAGAAGTCAGAGATTCGTGGAACGGGACTCAATGGAACCATTGCGGTCTCGCGATCGGGAAATCTGCTACTGACGGGATCGAGTTCGCCAGACTTCAAAACGATTCTTTGGCAAGTGGACCCGACCGGGGCGGTTAAACCGAGACGCCTCGCTCGAATGGTCGGACATGATCAAGCCGTCACCGCGATGGACATATCGCCCGATGAGTCAAGATTGTTCACCATCGACTCCATCGGCTTCGGAATTTTGTGGGACGCAAGAACGGGGAAAGCGATCGGCAAACCCTACGAAAACATTCGTGGCTTCCGAGCTTCGACGGCAACGTTTTCACCTTCTGGGAAGCAGATTTGGATCGGCGGCGATGATGGCCAGCTTACTGAAATCGACTTGCAAACCAAACAAACCCTTCGGCGACTGGATCACGACGGAGGATTGCGTGATGTTCACTTTGACGCCGAGCATTCTTACGCCGTCACCGTCAGTGAACTTTCTACGCTTACCGCCCGGACGTCCGTTGCAACGCTTTGGAATCTTCGCACAGGCAATTCAGTGGAGCTAGATCGGGCTGTGGACGCGATCGAAGGTGATCAGGGCCAATCGAAGCGTATCATGGCCGCTCGTATGGCTCCGGATGCCAGCACAGTTGTTGTGTCTCGACGTGAAACGTCCGGGCAATCGTCTTTGAGCGTCTGGCAAGACATTGCATCGATCACGTCGACAACCAGGCCTCAGCGTGTTCTTGGACTACCGAAACAACTCCAAACGACTCAGGCTATGGTTTTGCCAAATCAAGGTCAGTGCATCACGATGAACAAATCGGGTGCGTTTCGCTGGGAACTAGACACTGGCAAACTTGTTCGCAGCTATCGAGAGCACGCTGCTTTGACACACGCTTGTTTTTCGCCCGACGGAAAGTACGTGGCGACCGGCAGTCGTTCGGTCAAGATTTGGGATGCTACCAACGGGAAAGCAGTTGCCAAAATCGAGAGTCCTCACTTGGGTCCCGTTCGAACGCTTTCGTTTCTGGCACAACCCACGCGTGAGAACACGATTGCTTACGACCTAGTGACCGGTGGCGACGATGGAGTGGCACGGCAGTGGAAAGTGACTCCGACGATGGGCACCACACAACCTGTTCGTCAGTGGTTGGCAAACAATAACGGAGCCGTGCGAGCCGTAGCTACATCCCCGTCGGGGCAACGGTTACTCATCGCTGGCGACAACGGGCTGGCTCAAGTCATCGACACTGACGACTCGAGTATTCAATGGCGCATTGATCTGAATCAAACTGACGGGACCGAAGAGAGTCCTGCCGACTTCATGTGTGGCGCGTTTAGCGATGACGAGCAATTTGTCGTGCTAGGCGGCTCCGACAATCTCGTTCGCATGTATGCCATCAATGATCACAACCAGAACGGTGACGATTCACTCCGACAACTCACTTCCGTCCCCATTGAGTTTTCTGGCCATGCAGGCAACATCGATGATGTAAAAATTTTGGGAACCATTGATTCCGGCTTGCGAGTTTTCAGCGCATCGAGTGACGATTCTGCAAGAATCTGGGATTCGATGATCCGATTGGTCAACGGTAAGGCGGAAGTCACATCGAACGAAGGTAGGGAAGTCCTTTCACTCCAAAAGCACCGTGGCGACGTGACCGCGATTGATGTCACCGACGACGGCAGGCTCATGATGACGGCAGGCCGCGATGGGCAAGTGATCCTATGGCCGGCGACGGCCCCCGAGAACTTGTTTGAAGCAGTTCCCTAA
- a CDS encoding HlyD family efflux transporter periplasmic adaptor subunit, protein MSANPKVRVDLVRRQIEMGDSLRWVVYDPIAGSYFHFSQEEYDLLMLADGTRDIAEIYAKVSSRSPDQIISKQSIANFFHQVKVCHLLEGAGGQTEVVASPWWSRLLAVRFPGVSPDRLLERLDFLTPCFFSPWSWRLLWVLGPLALLLTFSRLDVWMKEVANATLTPTTNWIVVAIAVSIAKLVHETAHALACRHVRCDCREVGVMLLCGIPCMYVDVSDAWLLRKTRDRMLVSAAGILAECWIATLATFFWLATDSGVIHHVSIVLMLVCSVSTLLINGNPLLRYDGYYLLSDATGTPNLASESRRILRGWFDRRNHWGGEGVAGVAMGRAILMSIYAALSMAYRVVILAVIVGLLYSAANSIGLGAAVVGAIALGLASKLVRLLRQNRSRNSVASPSGLARISWLLGAACIVAGCLIPLPRFVVAPADIVAAGSQDVFVSTAGYLTEDLRHGATVADGQSLVQLYNGETQRKHAEAVSQQSVWQTRLRVFQQTRHVNSQWSEQIPAIAESLRSSTDRVDLLTRQASSLDVRSPVTGVFYPPPSPSPSISTVSYSSDSTKVQMKKSFKSGMWLPVGTVLGSVGHAHAREAVALVDQSQVALLRDGQAASLILKDHGKRAVTGIVVAISPSPVERHSNGLTLDPQYRVRIRIANGDRVLPVHRKSKVAIEVDRASVWDRMKAALRESFGGR, encoded by the coding sequence ATGAGTGCTAATCCTAAAGTCCGAGTTGACTTAGTACGCCGCCAAATCGAAATGGGGGATTCGTTGCGTTGGGTCGTCTATGATCCCATCGCGGGAAGCTATTTCCATTTTTCGCAAGAAGAGTACGACTTGTTGATGCTGGCTGATGGTACGCGAGACATCGCGGAGATTTATGCAAAGGTCAGCAGTCGATCTCCGGACCAAATCATCTCGAAACAATCGATTGCCAACTTTTTCCACCAAGTCAAAGTATGCCATTTGCTTGAAGGAGCCGGCGGTCAAACGGAAGTTGTTGCGTCGCCGTGGTGGTCACGATTACTGGCAGTTCGCTTTCCTGGTGTTTCGCCCGATCGCCTACTCGAGCGATTAGATTTTTTGACACCCTGTTTTTTCAGTCCTTGGTCGTGGCGCCTACTTTGGGTGCTCGGTCCGCTGGCACTATTGCTAACCTTCAGTCGACTTGACGTTTGGATGAAGGAAGTCGCAAATGCGACCCTGACCCCAACAACAAATTGGATTGTTGTTGCCATCGCGGTGTCCATAGCCAAGCTCGTACACGAGACTGCTCACGCGTTAGCATGCCGACACGTTCGATGCGATTGCCGCGAAGTCGGTGTGATGCTGCTGTGTGGAATCCCATGCATGTATGTTGATGTTTCCGATGCTTGGCTCCTGCGAAAAACACGCGATCGAATGTTGGTCTCAGCGGCTGGGATCCTGGCGGAATGCTGGATCGCAACACTTGCCACATTCTTCTGGTTGGCAACTGATAGCGGAGTGATCCATCACGTCAGCATCGTATTGATGCTGGTTTGCTCGGTTTCGACGCTGTTAATCAACGGTAATCCTTTGCTGCGTTATGACGGGTACTACCTGCTTTCCGACGCTACCGGCACGCCCAATCTTGCCAGCGAGTCTCGTCGTATCCTTCGTGGTTGGTTCGATCGTCGAAATCATTGGGGAGGCGAGGGTGTGGCAGGTGTGGCAATGGGGAGGGCAATACTAATGTCAATCTACGCTGCACTTAGCATGGCGTACCGAGTCGTTATCCTCGCGGTGATTGTGGGATTGCTCTATTCGGCTGCGAACTCGATTGGACTCGGCGCTGCCGTGGTGGGAGCAATCGCTTTGGGGCTGGCGTCCAAGTTGGTCAGGCTCCTAAGGCAGAACAGATCGCGAAATAGTGTCGCGAGTCCCTCGGGTTTGGCTCGGATTTCCTGGTTGCTGGGTGCTGCATGCATTGTTGCCGGTTGTCTAATACCGCTACCCCGCTTCGTAGTCGCGCCAGCTGACATTGTTGCAGCGGGATCACAGGACGTGTTCGTTTCGACAGCAGGTTACTTGACTGAAGATCTACGCCACGGTGCGACCGTCGCTGATGGGCAATCGCTTGTCCAACTCTATAATGGCGAGACTCAACGCAAACATGCGGAAGCGGTTTCTCAGCAGTCTGTCTGGCAAACTCGATTGCGAGTCTTCCAGCAAACACGGCATGTGAATTCGCAATGGAGCGAACAGATTCCCGCTATCGCAGAGTCGCTTCGCAGCAGTACCGACCGTGTTGATTTGTTGACGCGTCAGGCGTCATCGCTTGACGTGCGGTCGCCGGTGACGGGTGTGTTTTACCCACCACCTAGTCCGTCACCATCCATTTCAACTGTCTCGTATTCCTCGGATTCGACAAAGGTTCAAATGAAGAAGTCGTTCAAATCGGGAATGTGGCTTCCGGTCGGAACGGTGTTGGGATCCGTTGGGCACGCGCACGCTCGAGAAGCGGTTGCACTGGTTGATCAAAGCCAAGTTGCCTTGCTGCGTGACGGACAAGCAGCTTCATTGATACTGAAAGATCATGGCAAGCGAGCAGTGACTGGAATTGTCGTCGCCATTAGCCCATCGCCGGTAGAGCGTCATTCGAATGGACTGACATTAGACCCGCAATATCGCGTGAGGATCCGCATTGCAAACGGAGATAGAGTTCTTCCGGTGCATCGTAAGTCCAAGGTAGCAATCGAGGTGGACCGTGCATCCGTTTGGGATCGGATGAAAGCAGCCCTTCGCGAGTCCTTCGGCGGACGTTAG
- a CDS encoding HlyD family secretion protein produces MSNTTVNIVAAFAMSWLSHADTAAIAQGDIQLKSLSVVAIDTVDVPSMRSGKIASLDVREGDIVQAGQVLGKLDDREAMIAVELAKTELAVAQARTMDHSGIDYAEAKLKADRQQSRQQQILRRIAEQQSENETRIQAARKAEAVSKNELERAIQSRNSYSESVSQSEIEGLRLAFEKSRLETKQAEFEQRVAVLQAQAEVEAAKRFDANVEQSQTEIAAAKSGQDIQRLQSLARKQQLELAQTRLDQHHFTAPFAGTIVERHQHSGGWVNAGDPVMKLIRLDRLRVDGYLALDDLSSIQLGDEVELEVQAGTRTIQRVGEVIFVAPTVDPVNQEVRVWIEFDNQDFSARPGMQANVVGTRKASAAKGTP; encoded by the coding sequence ATGTCGAACACAACCGTGAACATCGTGGCGGCCTTCGCCATGTCTTGGTTGTCGCACGCAGACACAGCGGCGATCGCCCAAGGTGATATTCAGCTTAAGTCCCTCTCGGTCGTTGCTATCGACACTGTTGATGTCCCGTCCATGCGAAGTGGGAAGATTGCTTCGCTCGATGTTAGGGAGGGCGATATCGTTCAAGCAGGCCAAGTGCTCGGCAAGCTTGACGATCGTGAAGCTATGATTGCGGTTGAACTCGCCAAGACAGAACTCGCTGTGGCCCAGGCAAGAACCATGGATCACTCGGGAATCGACTATGCGGAAGCGAAGCTAAAGGCCGATCGCCAACAATCTCGTCAGCAACAAATCTTGCGGCGAATTGCCGAGCAGCAGTCCGAGAACGAGACACGTATCCAGGCGGCGAGAAAAGCGGAAGCGGTAAGCAAGAACGAACTCGAACGAGCGATCCAATCCCGCAACTCCTATAGCGAGAGTGTTTCGCAATCGGAGATTGAAGGGCTAAGACTTGCATTTGAAAAGAGTCGACTCGAAACGAAGCAGGCAGAGTTCGAACAACGCGTCGCGGTTCTGCAAGCCCAGGCGGAAGTAGAGGCTGCCAAACGATTCGACGCAAATGTTGAACAATCGCAAACCGAAATCGCTGCGGCAAAGTCCGGGCAAGACATCCAGCGGTTGCAAAGCCTTGCTCGAAAACAGCAACTTGAACTGGCTCAAACTCGCCTTGATCAGCATCACTTCACAGCCCCATTCGCCGGGACGATCGTGGAACGCCACCAGCATTCCGGCGGTTGGGTGAATGCGGGTGATCCAGTGATGAAGCTCATTCGATTGGATCGTCTTCGGGTTGATGGCTACCTCGCTCTCGACGATCTTTCGTCGATTCAGTTGGGCGATGAGGTAGAGCTTGAAGTACAGGCGGGAACCCGGACGATTCAAAGAGTTGGCGAAGTGATATTTGTTGCCCCCACGGTGGACCCGGTCAACCAGGAAGTGCGAGTCTGGATCGAGTTTGACAATCAAGACTTTTCCGCTCGACCGGGAATGCAAGCCAATGTAGTTGGAACCCGTAAAGCGTCTGCGGCTAAAGGAACGCCGTGA
- a CDS encoding efflux RND transporter periplasmic adaptor subunit has product MSQSRIPPTERSLDAERIWREGEDLLDQLERGKLNGDQLDQTRGFDELVVRLRTICGARLTTIGRTHRDSEGRFQIESLGRSGVCVATTDPVDANFEIDPSLHWIVEPEGKGKGEICRTTQSLTSNDYVFIEQRFDDSVALNVRKPVAELQHALTGLAIPILLRSELIAARDRASECEQLFSGGSPTESYHAIAATVARVSGAPRATLVLQCGSSLRVVGSSAAAKIDQDARTIRSIKRVVSNDADKSEYMSTFGILDLRVVDLQACDGGSDGGSFAYVVLEWFADSIESDERAEPEVALSKLAVALPMVSRATMLAMRREESTAGLIQRMRTSLSPAFLAALLATFIVACAILCWLPVPFSIAVKGKVEPVGFASVYAPDQGLISEVFVEDGERVVEGTPLMQLTSPALELVDQDTRSRLAAAQTKLSSTVASKRDSHSFATAEAEVLKAEINGLKQQLKIISKQRDRLLLRSPIVGVVDQWDTRNSMVGRPVTHGHHLMDLVNENDGWRVKLEVPDHEIGYLSDSSKATNRTRSCSFRVLSSPTISHIGKLSEIASASKINEQGESVVEVTLEVDAQSAESLRPGAGVIARVPCDERSVAFVLFRGFVEWWRTLVWI; this is encoded by the coding sequence ATGTCACAGTCCCGCATTCCCCCAACGGAACGTTCACTCGATGCCGAGCGAATTTGGCGAGAAGGCGAAGACTTGCTTGACCAGCTTGAACGAGGAAAGCTGAACGGGGACCAGCTTGACCAAACACGAGGATTCGACGAACTAGTTGTTCGCCTGCGGACGATTTGTGGGGCTCGGTTGACGACGATCGGACGAACTCACCGCGATTCCGAAGGCCGTTTTCAGATTGAGTCGCTTGGTCGCAGCGGAGTTTGCGTTGCCACTACCGATCCTGTTGACGCCAATTTCGAAATCGATCCGTCCTTGCACTGGATCGTCGAGCCAGAAGGCAAAGGCAAAGGCGAGATCTGTCGAACTACCCAGTCGCTTACCTCAAACGACTATGTTTTTATTGAACAGCGATTTGACGACTCGGTTGCATTGAACGTTCGCAAACCTGTGGCAGAACTTCAGCACGCACTTACCGGGCTCGCGATTCCGATACTGTTGCGAAGCGAACTCATTGCGGCACGAGACCGTGCATCCGAGTGCGAGCAGTTGTTTTCGGGAGGTTCCCCCACCGAAAGCTACCACGCCATCGCCGCAACGGTCGCACGGGTGAGCGGAGCCCCAAGAGCAACGTTGGTACTTCAATGCGGTAGTTCGCTGCGTGTAGTCGGGAGCTCTGCCGCTGCCAAAATTGATCAGGATGCCCGGACGATCCGCAGCATCAAACGTGTGGTAAGTAACGACGCGGACAAATCCGAATACATGAGTACCTTCGGGATTCTGGATTTGCGAGTTGTTGACTTGCAAGCCTGCGATGGTGGGTCTGATGGTGGGTCTTTCGCTTACGTTGTGTTGGAATGGTTCGCCGATTCGATCGAAAGCGATGAGCGTGCTGAGCCGGAGGTTGCGTTGTCGAAACTTGCTGTGGCCTTGCCTATGGTTTCGAGAGCCACAATGTTGGCGATGCGGCGAGAAGAGTCCACCGCCGGTTTGATCCAGCGGATGCGAACCAGCTTGAGTCCTGCTTTCCTTGCCGCTCTGCTGGCGACCTTCATCGTCGCTTGTGCAATTTTGTGCTGGTTGCCTGTTCCTTTTTCCATCGCTGTCAAAGGGAAAGTTGAACCCGTGGGTTTCGCATCGGTGTATGCACCGGATCAAGGACTCATCTCCGAAGTCTTCGTGGAAGATGGCGAGCGAGTTGTTGAAGGCACGCCGTTGATGCAATTGACGAGTCCCGCGTTGGAACTTGTCGATCAAGACACGCGGTCTCGATTGGCAGCCGCGCAAACTAAGCTGAGTTCGACGGTGGCGTCAAAACGCGATTCCCACTCTTTTGCGACCGCAGAAGCGGAAGTGCTGAAGGCCGAAATTAACGGTCTCAAGCAACAACTAAAGATCATCTCGAAGCAAAGAGATCGCCTGCTCTTGCGAAGTCCCATCGTGGGTGTCGTGGATCAATGGGACACGCGAAACTCGATGGTTGGCCGTCCCGTCACACACGGACATCATCTGATGGATCTTGTCAATGAAAACGACGGTTGGCGAGTGAAGTTGGAAGTTCCTGACCACGAGATCGGCTACCTGAGCGATTCATCGAAAGCAACCAATCGAACGCGAAGCTGCTCGTTCCGTGTGCTCTCGTCGCCAACGATTTCACACATCGGCAAATTAAGTGAGATCGCGTCCGCATCGAAGATAAACGAGCAAGGTGAATCCGTGGTCGAGGTGACGCTTGAAGTTGATGCCCAGTCCGCTGAATCTTTGCGTCCGGGTGCGGGTGTGATCGCGCGAGTCCCCTGCGATGAACGATCGGTTGCCTTTGTACTCTTTCGTGGCTTCGTCGAATGGTGGCGGACTTTGGTTTGGATTTAA